The Pirellulimonas nuda genome includes a region encoding these proteins:
- a CDS encoding thiol-disulfide oxidoreductase DCC family protein — protein sequence MDDSRAATVPPPAKESCVRQGADSPLAGPEDRPTADIVLYDGECNFCRAQMQQLGWWDCQGKLAYLSIHDPRVAQRWPDLSLDRLRQEMCIVDRSGDRHWGADAVRYLTRRLRRLWWLAPVMHFPGSMLVWRPLYRLVARNRFRLMGRSVDCSSDACSLHQK from the coding sequence ATGGACGACTCCCGTGCAGCAACCGTTCCCCCCCCGGCCAAAGAATCGTGCGTCCGCCAGGGGGCCGATAGCCCGCTGGCCGGCCCCGAGGACCGCCCAACCGCCGATATCGTGCTGTACGACGGAGAGTGCAACTTCTGCCGGGCCCAGATGCAGCAACTGGGCTGGTGGGACTGCCAGGGGAAGCTCGCCTATCTGTCGATCCACGACCCCCGGGTGGCCCAGCGGTGGCCCGATTTGTCGCTCGACCGGTTGCGGCAAGAAATGTGCATCGTCGATCGCTCGGGCGACCGCCACTGGGGCGCGGACGCCGTGCGCTACCTCACCCGCCGGCTCCGCCGGCTGTGGTGGCTGGCCCCGGTGATGCACTTCCCGGGATCGATGCTCGTGTGGCGGCCGCTGTACCGGCTGGTGGCGCGAAACCGCTTCCGGCTAATGGGCCGGAGCGTCGACTGCTCCAGCGACGCCTGTTCCCTGCACCAAAAGTAG
- a CDS encoding sulfatase has protein sequence MRLSLFLLAVLAPAVTGAATQRPNVLMIAVDDLNDWVGALGGHPQARTPAMDALARRATVFTNAHCAAPICNPSRAALFTGRLPSSTGIYHLAPLLRGCASTRHALTLPQYFALQGYRTLAAGKLLHTADGSEFQTYAGTFGGFGPAPESPISFGVSHPLWDWGAMEVAEGRMPDERIAAWTAQQLEELPHDRPFFLACGFYKPHVPMIVPQRWFDLHPLEEVLLPPHRRDDLRDVPGIGLDLSYSAVAPRHEWMVENRQWRHAVQSYLACTSFVDAQVGKVLAALEASPHADNTVVVLWSDHGFHLGDKECWGKRSLWEATTKVVLMIDAPGTPPARCDRPVGLIDLYPTLCQLCQLPTVLGLDGHDLSPLLSDPKQDWPWPALTTFGQNNHTLRSDRWRYIEYQDGSRELYDHWADPHEFDNLADEPRYAGVVRELRRALPKTNVPMAPGSNHTDARPGSAVDID, from the coding sequence ATGCGACTCTCCCTGTTCTTGCTGGCGGTGCTGGCGCCGGCCGTGACGGGCGCCGCGACGCAGCGTCCCAACGTGCTGATGATCGCGGTCGACGACCTCAACGACTGGGTCGGCGCCCTGGGGGGGCACCCGCAGGCCCGGACGCCGGCCATGGACGCCCTGGCCCGGCGCGCCACGGTCTTTACCAACGCCCACTGCGCCGCGCCTATCTGCAACCCATCGCGGGCCGCGTTGTTTACGGGACGGCTCCCCAGCTCTACCGGCATCTACCACCTGGCGCCCCTGCTGCGCGGATGCGCCTCAACACGACACGCCCTAACGTTGCCGCAGTACTTTGCTCTACAAGGTTACCGCACCCTCGCCGCGGGTAAGCTGCTGCATACCGCAGACGGTTCGGAGTTCCAGACCTACGCCGGCACTTTCGGCGGCTTCGGCCCGGCGCCTGAGTCTCCCATCAGCTTCGGGGTCTCCCACCCCCTGTGGGATTGGGGTGCGATGGAAGTCGCCGAGGGCCGGATGCCCGATGAACGGATCGCCGCCTGGACCGCGCAACAGCTCGAAGAGCTGCCGCACGATCGGCCCTTCTTCCTGGCGTGCGGCTTCTACAAGCCCCACGTGCCCATGATCGTGCCGCAGCGGTGGTTCGACCTCCACCCGCTGGAAGAAGTGCTGCTCCCACCGCACCGCCGAGACGACCTGCGGGACGTTCCGGGCATCGGGCTCGACCTCAGCTACAGCGCCGTGGCGCCGCGGCACGAATGGATGGTGGAGAACCGCCAGTGGCGCCACGCCGTGCAGAGCTATCTGGCGTGCACCAGCTTTGTGGATGCGCAGGTTGGAAAGGTGCTAGCCGCTCTCGAGGCGAGCCCTCATGCTGACAACACGGTGGTGGTGCTGTGGAGCGACCACGGCTTCCACCTGGGGGACAAAGAGTGCTGGGGCAAACGGTCGCTGTGGGAAGCGACCACGAAAGTAGTGCTCATGATCGATGCGCCCGGCACGCCGCCGGCACGCTGCGATCGGCCCGTGGGGTTGATCGACCTGTACCCCACGCTCTGCCAGTTGTGCCAGTTGCCAACCGTCCTGGGGCTCGACGGGCACGACCTATCCCCGTTGCTGTCCGACCCCAAGCAAGACTGGCCCTGGCCAGCGCTGACGACGTTCGGGCAGAACAATCACACACTCCGCTCTGACCGCTGGCGGTACATCGAGTACCAAGACGGCAGCCGGGAGCTGTACGACCACTGGGCCGATCCGCACGAGTTCGACAACCTGGCGGACGAGCCCCGCTACGCAGGAGTCGTCCGCGAGCTCCGCCGAGCGCTCCCCAAGACCAACGTTCCTATGGCGCCCGGGAGCAACCACACCGACGCGCGGCCCGGTTCGGCGGTCGATATCGACTGA
- the acs gene encoding acetate--CoA ligase has product MSQSHGQLDSVMHESRLFPPPAEFATKSQIGTLEQYQELWNRAAADLPGFWAELAREELHWFEPFTEALRWNEPVAEWFVGGKTNASYNCLDAHLDAGRGERTAIIWEGEPGDTRTLTYAELHRQVCKFANVLKGLGVQQGDRVSIYMPMTPELAIAMLACARIGAVHSVIFAGFSAEAIADRNNDAEAVMVITADAAWRRGRALPLKQTVDDALKKSPTVKHCIVLDRVNEAVHWEPGRDHWWHDLMREASEDCPATPLDSEAPLFILYTSGSTGKPKGIKHTTAGYNLFVKKTFQWVFDHRDEDVFWCTADCGWVTGHSYVVYGPLSAGAAVLMYEGAPNHPAQNRFWEIIERHKVSVFYTAPTAIRAFIKWGEDLPKMHDLSSLRLLGTVGEGINPEAWMWYHRVIGGERCPIVDTWWQTETGGIMMSPLPGAIATKPGSCCVPLPGVVPKIISSGADLVADDPKQQAGDKTEVPGGWLTITQPWPGMLRGIWGDDERYREVYWTKAPGRYLAGDNARRDADGYYWIMGRIDDVLNVSGHRLSTIEIESALVSHPAVAEAAAVGRPDELKGEAVAVFVTLRNSAPSDELRQELKQHVRTQIGALAQPDDIRFTNSLPKTRSGKIMRRLLKDIAAGKESVGDTSTLEDYTVLATLRSDEE; this is encoded by the coding sequence ATGTCGCAGTCTCACGGCCAGCTCGATTCGGTGATGCACGAGTCTCGCCTCTTTCCCCCCCCGGCAGAGTTCGCGACGAAGTCCCAGATCGGCACGCTTGAGCAGTACCAAGAGCTTTGGAACCGCGCGGCCGCCGACCTCCCCGGGTTTTGGGCGGAGCTCGCCCGAGAAGAACTGCACTGGTTCGAGCCGTTCACCGAAGCCCTGCGTTGGAACGAGCCGGTGGCCGAGTGGTTTGTCGGCGGGAAGACCAACGCCAGCTACAACTGCCTCGACGCGCACCTCGACGCGGGGCGCGGCGAGCGGACCGCCATCATCTGGGAAGGAGAGCCGGGCGACACGCGGACGCTCACCTACGCAGAGCTTCACCGCCAGGTCTGTAAGTTCGCCAACGTGCTCAAGGGTCTGGGCGTGCAGCAGGGCGACCGGGTGTCCATCTACATGCCGATGACCCCCGAGCTGGCGATCGCGATGCTCGCGTGCGCGCGGATCGGCGCGGTCCACTCGGTGATCTTTGCGGGCTTTAGCGCCGAGGCGATCGCCGACCGCAACAACGACGCCGAAGCAGTGATGGTGATCACGGCCGACGCCGCGTGGCGGCGGGGGCGGGCGCTCCCGCTCAAGCAGACGGTAGACGACGCGCTGAAGAAGAGCCCCACGGTCAAGCACTGCATCGTGCTGGACCGCGTGAATGAGGCGGTTCACTGGGAGCCGGGCCGCGACCACTGGTGGCACGACCTGATGCGCGAGGCCAGCGAAGACTGCCCCGCCACGCCGCTGGACAGCGAGGCGCCGCTGTTCATCCTCTACACGTCGGGGTCCACCGGCAAGCCGAAGGGGATCAAGCACACCACCGCGGGCTACAACCTGTTCGTCAAGAAGACGTTCCAGTGGGTCTTTGACCACCGCGACGAGGACGTCTTCTGGTGCACCGCGGATTGCGGGTGGGTGACCGGGCACAGCTACGTGGTGTACGGGCCCCTCTCGGCGGGCGCTGCCGTGCTGATGTACGAAGGGGCCCCCAACCACCCCGCCCAGAACCGGTTCTGGGAGATCATCGAGCGGCACAAGGTGAGCGTCTTCTACACGGCGCCAACCGCGATCCGGGCGTTTATCAAGTGGGGCGAAGACCTCCCCAAGATGCACGACCTCTCGAGCCTGCGTCTGTTGGGCACCGTCGGGGAAGGGATCAACCCGGAGGCCTGGATGTGGTACCACCGCGTCATCGGCGGCGAGCGCTGCCCGATCGTCGACACGTGGTGGCAGACCGAAACCGGCGGCATCATGATGAGCCCCCTGCCGGGCGCCATCGCCACCAAGCCGGGCAGTTGCTGCGTGCCGCTGCCCGGGGTCGTGCCGAAGATCATCTCCAGCGGGGCCGACCTGGTGGCGGACGACCCGAAGCAGCAGGCGGGCGACAAGACCGAGGTCCCTGGGGGCTGGCTCACGATCACCCAGCCCTGGCCCGGCATGCTCCGCGGCATCTGGGGCGACGACGAGCGCTACCGCGAGGTCTATTGGACCAAGGCCCCCGGCCGGTACCTCGCCGGCGACAACGCCCGACGTGACGCGGACGGCTACTACTGGATCATGGGGCGCATCGACGACGTGCTAAACGTCTCGGGGCACCGCCTCAGCACGATCGAGATCGAGAGCGCGCTGGTGTCGCACCCGGCGGTCGCCGAAGCCGCCGCGGTCGGCAGGCCCGACGAGCTCAAGGGAGAAGCGGTCGCCGTGTTCGTGACGCTCCGCAACTCGGCGCCATCGGACGAGCTCCGGCAAGAGCTCAAGCAGCACGTCCGCACGCAGATCGGGGCCCTCGCACAACCCGACGATATCCGCTTCACCAACTCGCTCCCCAAGACGCGCAGCGGGAAGATCATGCGCCGGTTGCTGAAGGACATCGCCGCGGGCAAGGAGTCGGTGGGCGACACCTCGACCCTGGAAGACTACACCGTGCTGGCGACGCTACGCTCCGACGAAGAGTAG
- a CDS encoding RDD family protein → MPRDAAQLDSRLSIVTPENIAFEYQIAGPFARAPAYLVDFSICVVAVVACTMVAVLAFGAAGLWGLGFSVGLVVWFFLQWFYGGFFEATWNGQTPGKRMFGLRVLGGDGRPVTASQATLRNFVKLLDMAPFLPILPNVIELPTLLFGLGAMALTPRYQRLGDLVSNTIVVVEDRSRLSAAIELEDRRVYALAEAIPANFVASTSLAKALAHYSSRRRYFGPARRSEIARHLGEPLTERFRLGADTDHDLLMCALYVRTFHDQREQDAPSPAEALAASG, encoded by the coding sequence ATGCCTCGAGACGCCGCGCAGCTCGACTCTCGATTGAGCATCGTCACGCCCGAAAACATTGCGTTCGAGTACCAGATCGCCGGCCCGTTTGCCCGCGCGCCGGCCTACTTGGTCGATTTCTCGATCTGCGTGGTCGCGGTCGTGGCTTGCACGATGGTCGCCGTGCTTGCGTTTGGCGCCGCCGGCCTGTGGGGGCTCGGGTTCTCCGTCGGGCTGGTGGTTTGGTTCTTCCTGCAATGGTTCTACGGGGGTTTCTTCGAGGCGACCTGGAACGGACAGACCCCCGGCAAGCGGATGTTCGGCCTGCGCGTGCTGGGGGGCGACGGCCGGCCGGTGACCGCCTCACAGGCCACGCTCCGCAATTTTGTGAAGCTGCTGGACATGGCGCCGTTCCTCCCGATCCTGCCGAACGTGATCGAGCTGCCGACGCTGCTGTTCGGCCTGGGCGCAATGGCGCTCACCCCGCGGTACCAGCGGCTTGGCGACTTGGTGAGCAACACGATCGTGGTGGTGGAGGACCGCTCGCGACTGTCGGCCGCCATCGAGTTGGAGGACCGCCGGGTCTACGCGTTGGCCGAGGCCATCCCCGCGAACTTTGTCGCGTCGACCTCGCTGGCCAAAGCGCTTGCGCACTACAGCAGCCGGCGCAGGTACTTCGGGCCCGCCCGGCGGTCGGAGATCGCCCGGCACTTGGGCGAGCCGTTGACGGAGCGGTTTCGCTTGGGCGCCGACACGGACCACGACCTCTTGATGTGCGCGCTCTACGTCCGCACGTTCCACGACCAACGCGAACAAGACGCCCCGAGTCCTGCCGAGGCGCTTGCCGCATCGGGCTAG
- a CDS encoding sulfotransferase family protein, translating into MAFFDRLSRNLVASPPLVRLLALFAVVAALGAAMQGAAAVAGVHFSLLDRNAGSTVLIVVSMVVLLGMIAAEGRPLAEYGLVIERNWRMKFAQGAAAGACVYLAYCAVAALAGVYSLRTTGITAGRTAEAGLDAVLAIPLAVTQQLIFCGCLLGMLRRGGSRWSAVVVPAALFAAACALGRADGMLGAEGQRLFVGMFMLASLLGVLRMISGSITLPSGVLAGCLMPRKVISKLDLLAFSPDAPMSPWMAPLNDPRQAPALWLLMAAVLVGAVAILWLRGERVANTDDQAAAGFHRTNPFSNLVQLTPIDRWVRLLAEARCRIDLRYLPRLAFSLAASAVNTVLALPERMLAPLLLRHTPQDPLFLVGVNRSGTTHLHNLLALDPQFRSPRNYEVFNPHGFLTGWLTTLLMIPFLMWRRPMDSVQMTPFSSQEDEFALAAMGSPSPYWSFNFPRVGAHNRYWRSAGFDGAERVRWRRHYRLFLRKLTALNGRRPLLKNPANTGRIDMLHDLFPGARYIHIVRNPHDVLRSNRRFAEQGLVVFQLQDPAPEDNYATRFVDHYAQMMDDHYAGAASLASDQHATVRFEDLESDPVGEIERLYRQLGLEMTDAYRARLDSYLQSIAGYQKNKPSKLNEADRQAVEVALGSYMQMWGYCETADRRAA; encoded by the coding sequence GTGGCTTTTTTCGACCGTCTCTCACGCAACCTCGTCGCCTCGCCGCCGCTTGTGCGGCTGCTGGCGCTATTTGCCGTGGTCGCGGCGTTGGGCGCCGCGATGCAGGGCGCCGCCGCCGTAGCGGGCGTGCACTTTTCGTTGCTGGATCGCAACGCCGGCAGCACGGTGCTGATCGTCGTCTCGATGGTCGTGCTGCTGGGGATGATCGCGGCCGAGGGCCGCCCGCTGGCCGAGTACGGGCTGGTGATCGAACGCAACTGGCGGATGAAGTTCGCCCAAGGCGCCGCCGCTGGCGCCTGTGTCTACCTGGCCTACTGCGCGGTCGCGGCGCTGGCTGGGGTCTACTCGCTGCGGACCACGGGGATCACCGCGGGCCGCACGGCCGAGGCGGGCCTCGACGCCGTGCTAGCGATCCCGCTGGCGGTCACCCAGCAACTGATCTTCTGCGGCTGCCTGCTCGGCATGCTGCGGCGGGGCGGGTCGCGGTGGTCGGCGGTCGTTGTGCCCGCCGCCTTGTTTGCCGCGGCGTGCGCCCTGGGCCGGGCCGACGGCATGCTCGGCGCCGAGGGGCAACGGCTGTTCGTGGGCATGTTCATGCTGGCCTCGCTGCTGGGCGTGCTGCGGATGATCTCCGGGAGCATCACACTCCCCTCGGGCGTGCTCGCGGGCTGCTTGATGCCGCGGAAAGTGATCTCAAAGCTCGACCTGCTAGCGTTCTCGCCCGACGCGCCGATGTCGCCCTGGATGGCGCCGCTGAACGACCCCCGCCAGGCGCCCGCGTTGTGGCTGCTGATGGCGGCTGTCCTCGTCGGCGCCGTGGCGATCCTCTGGCTCCGCGGCGAGCGCGTCGCCAACACCGACGACCAAGCCGCGGCCGGCTTCCATCGCACCAACCCGTTCAGCAACCTGGTGCAGCTCACGCCGATCGACCGCTGGGTGAGGCTGCTGGCCGAAGCCCGCTGCCGCATCGACCTGCGTTACCTGCCGAGGCTGGCGTTCTCGCTGGCGGCGTCTGCGGTCAACACGGTGCTGGCGTTGCCGGAAAGGATGCTGGCGCCGCTTCTCTTGCGTCACACGCCTCAGGACCCGTTGTTCTTGGTGGGGGTCAACCGCAGCGGGACGACCCACCTGCACAACCTGCTGGCGCTCGACCCGCAGTTCCGCTCGCCGCGCAACTACGAGGTGTTCAACCCGCACGGGTTCCTTACGGGGTGGTTGACCACCCTGTTGATGATCCCCTTCCTGATGTGGCGGCGTCCGATGGATTCCGTGCAGATGACCCCCTTCTCGTCGCAAGAAGACGAGTTCGCGCTGGCCGCGATGGGGAGCCCGTCGCCCTACTGGTCGTTCAACTTCCCGCGCGTGGGCGCCCACAACCGTTACTGGCGGAGCGCCGGCTTCGACGGCGCCGAGCGGGTCCGTTGGCGCCGGCACTACCGGTTGTTCCTCCGCAAGCTCACCGCGCTCAACGGGCGTCGGCCCCTGCTGAAGAACCCGGCCAACACCGGCCGGATCGATATGCTGCACGACCTGTTCCCGGGGGCGCGCTACATCCACATCGTCCGCAACCCGCACGACGTGCTGCGCTCGAACAGGCGTTTCGCCGAACAAGGCCTCGTCGTCTTCCAGTTGCAAGACCCGGCGCCTGAGGACAACTACGCCACCCGCTTTGTCGACCACTACGCCCAGATGATGGACGACCACTACGCCGGCGCCGCCTCACTCGCCAGCGACCAGCACGCCACGGTGCGGTTTGAAGACCTTGAGAGCGACCCTGTCGGCGAGATCGAGCGGCTCTACCGTCAGCTCGGCCTCGAGATGACCGACGCCTACCGAGCGCGTCTCGATAGCTACCTTCAGTCGATCGCTGGCTACCAGAAGAACAAGCCGTCGAAGCTGAACGAGGCCGACCGCCAAGCGGTTGAAGTCGCGTTGGGTTCCTACATGCAGATGTGGGGCTACTGCGAAACGGCCGATCGACGCGCCGCGTAG
- a CDS encoding TolC family protein, whose protein sequence is MKRQLRAQISVVLCGAVLAGGCAPTQPFYFFEDGDLSHYLDVATQIEYPDVHEPQLDEVTSARAPLTLRNAENYEMWDLTLEEATRITLCNSQVMRQLGGRTIENAPETISRTLVSSVAVTTTYDPALVETATGSAFGSAFGGTGVEAALSEFDAQLDSSIIWRKNDTPQNRLANPIFPANFEQDQGIGTLGITKTTAVGSQVSIRNNTNYEWNNTPTPPLGTFRAYPSDWQSNFEAGFRHPLLQGSGAQYNRIAGPQSFEQYAANITNPFDGVMIARIRTDQSLADFEGGVRNLMRDVEAAYWELYFTYRDLESRKTGRDSGLETWKKVKALFDEGAKGGSADREAQARSQYFQFKALVEQGLTDLYRAESRLRFIMGLSMSDGRLIRPADEPTTAQVAFDWDGIHTESLMRRVEVRKQKWEVKKRELELIAARNGLLPRLDATGTYRWRGLGDDLIGSSTGLPPNAPGSNAFEVLTDGQFQEWELGLQLSVPIGFRRQLSTIRHHQLALARERALLQDLELEVSHQLGDAIRDLDLNYGLTETNFNRRVAAERDVEATQAAYDASRLTLDLLLNAQQRRAEAETAYYRSLVDYNLSVSKVHYRKGSLLDYNGVYLAEGPWPGKAYFDAMRRARQRDAALQLDYGFTRPNVMSRGVYDQNTGAGCTTDGCPMPQYAPGMEYAPQMAPTNAYPVPTPAEGFPTSQQTPQGVGQVTPVSYNAPSRGQLPAMQ, encoded by the coding sequence ATGAAACGCCAACTGCGGGCTCAGATCTCCGTCGTCCTTTGCGGCGCGGTCCTCGCCGGGGGATGTGCCCCCACACAGCCGTTCTACTTCTTTGAAGACGGCGACCTGTCGCACTACCTCGATGTGGCGACGCAGATCGAGTACCCGGACGTCCACGAGCCTCAGCTCGACGAAGTGACCAGCGCCCGGGCCCCGCTCACCCTCCGCAACGCGGAGAACTACGAGATGTGGGACCTCACCCTCGAGGAGGCCACCCGCATCACGCTGTGCAACAGCCAGGTGATGCGGCAGCTCGGCGGGCGGACGATCGAGAACGCCCCCGAGACCATCTCTCGCACGCTGGTCAGCTCCGTGGCGGTGACCACCACCTACGACCCGGCCTTGGTGGAGACCGCCACCGGCTCGGCCTTCGGCTCGGCGTTCGGCGGCACCGGCGTCGAGGCGGCCCTGTCGGAGTTTGACGCCCAGCTCGACTCAAGCATCATCTGGCGGAAGAACGACACCCCGCAGAACCGCTTGGCCAACCCCATCTTCCCGGCCAACTTCGAGCAGGACCAGGGGATCGGCACGCTAGGGATCACCAAGACGACCGCCGTGGGCAGCCAGGTCTCGATCCGCAACAACACCAACTACGAGTGGAACAACACCCCGACGCCTCCGTTGGGCACGTTCCGCGCCTACCCGAGCGATTGGCAGAGCAACTTCGAAGCCGGCTTCCGCCACCCGTTGCTGCAGGGCTCCGGCGCCCAGTACAACCGCATCGCGGGCCCGCAGTCGTTCGAACAGTACGCGGCCAACATCACCAACCCGTTTGACGGCGTGATGATCGCCCGCATCCGCACCGACCAGTCGCTGGCCGACTTCGAGGGTGGCGTCCGCAACCTGATGCGGGACGTCGAGGCCGCCTACTGGGAGCTCTACTTCACCTACCGCGACCTCGAGTCGCGCAAGACGGGACGCGACAGCGGCCTAGAGACCTGGAAGAAGGTGAAGGCCCTGTTCGACGAGGGCGCCAAGGGTGGCAGCGCGGACCGCGAGGCCCAGGCCCGTTCACAGTACTTCCAGTTCAAGGCGCTGGTGGAGCAGGGCCTCACGGACCTGTACCGGGCCGAGAGCCGGCTGCGGTTCATCATGGGGCTGTCGATGTCCGACGGCCGCCTGATCCGCCCGGCGGACGAGCCCACGACCGCGCAGGTCGCGTTCGACTGGGACGGCATCCACACCGAGTCGCTGATGCGTCGTGTTGAGGTCCGCAAGCAGAAGTGGGAGGTCAAGAAGCGCGAGCTTGAACTGATCGCCGCCCGCAACGGGCTGCTCCCGCGGCTTGACGCCACCGGCACCTACCGCTGGCGGGGCCTGGGAGACGACTTGATCGGCAGCAGCACCGGCCTGCCGCCCAACGCCCCCGGATCGAACGCCTTTGAGGTGCTCACCGACGGTCAGTTCCAGGAGTGGGAGCTCGGCCTGCAGTTGAGCGTGCCGATCGGCTTCCGCCGTCAACTTTCAACCATCCGTCACCATCAGTTGGCGCTTGCTCGTGAGCGGGCCCTGCTGCAGGACCTAGAGCTGGAAGTTTCGCACCAACTGGGAGACGCGATCCGCGACCTCGACCTCAACTACGGGCTCACCGAGACCAACTTCAACCGCCGCGTGGCGGCGGAGCGGGACGTCGAAGCGACCCAGGCCGCCTACGACGCCAGCCGGCTGACGCTCGACCTGTTGCTCAACGCCCAGCAGCGGCGGGCCGAGGCAGAAACCGCTTACTACCGCTCGCTGGTGGACTACAACCTGTCGGTCTCCAAGGTTCACTACCGCAAGGGATCGCTGCTGGACTACAACGGCGTCTACCTCGCCGAAGGCCCCTGGCCGGGCAAGGCGTACTTCGACGCGATGCGTCGGGCCCGCCAGAGAGACGCCGCGCTGCAACTGGACTACGGCTTCACCCGTCCGAACGTGATGAGCCGGGGCGTCTACGACCAGAACACCGGCGCCGGATGCACGACCGACGGTTGCCCGATGCCCCAATACGCGCCGGGGATGGAGTACGCCCCGCAAATGGCGCCTACCAACGCCTACCCGGTTCCGACACCGGCCGAGGGCTTCCCGACATCGCAGCAGACGCCGCAGGGGGTGGGGCAGGTGACGCCGGTCTCCTACAACGCCCCGTCGCGCGGCCAGTTGCCGGCGATGCAGTAG
- a CDS encoding stage II sporulation protein M has translation MKVSQRIEQRSPDWRRLDVICIQLEGSSAARTLTATQRAEFAGLYRAACADLALADAHQFPSDIVRYLHRLVGRAHSQLYRSRGLEARGWWKELFVDTPRRLFHDGALRIALGLFWGGFIASAFLATDFSPVPGYAESLLGAEHIQSTEDSFDGIKFGATGGETFMAGFYLWHNASIGLRCFVMGLVFGIGGIFETLFNALVLGALFGHMAMTPQGDNFFTFVTAHAPFELTAIVLSAAAGMRMGFSLVDTHGLSRRESLLAASREAMPTMFAGVLLFFLAALIEGFLSPSAAPYEVKALVSVLSTLLLLFYFLVLGGAAPEEDRGEDTPAGAGGGEA, from the coding sequence ATGAAAGTCTCCCAACGGATCGAACAGCGGTCTCCCGACTGGCGCCGGCTGGACGTGATCTGCATCCAGCTCGAGGGCTCGTCGGCGGCGCGGACGCTCACCGCCACGCAGCGGGCCGAGTTCGCCGGCCTGTACCGGGCCGCGTGCGCCGACCTCGCGCTGGCAGACGCCCACCAGTTTCCCTCCGACATCGTTCGCTACCTGCACCGTCTGGTCGGCCGCGCGCACAGCCAGCTCTACCGGAGCCGCGGGCTGGAGGCCCGCGGGTGGTGGAAAGAGCTGTTCGTGGACACCCCGCGCCGGCTCTTCCACGACGGTGCGTTGCGGATTGCGCTCGGGCTGTTCTGGGGCGGGTTTATTGCCTCGGCCTTTCTGGCGACCGATTTCTCGCCCGTCCCCGGCTACGCCGAGTCGCTTTTGGGGGCAGAGCATATCCAGTCGACCGAGGACAGCTTCGACGGGATCAAGTTCGGCGCCACGGGGGGGGAGACCTTCATGGCGGGCTTCTACCTCTGGCACAACGCCAGCATCGGGCTGCGCTGTTTCGTGATGGGGCTGGTGTTCGGGATCGGCGGGATCTTCGAGACGCTGTTTAATGCGCTGGTGCTGGGCGCCCTGTTTGGCCACATGGCGATGACCCCCCAGGGGGACAACTTCTTCACCTTCGTCACCGCGCACGCGCCGTTCGAGTTGACCGCCATCGTGCTGTCCGCCGCCGCGGGCATGCGGATGGGCTTCTCGCTGGTCGACACGCACGGGCTCTCGCGGCGCGAGTCGCTGTTGGCCGCTAGCCGAGAAGCGATGCCCACCATGTTCGCTGGCGTGCTGCTGTTCTTTTTAGCCGCGCTGATCGAGGGGTTCCTTTCGCCCTCCGCGGCGCCGTACGAGGTCAAGGCCTTGGTCTCGGTGCTTTCCACGCTGCTGTTGCTCTTTTATTTTCTAGTGCTTGGCGGCGCCGCTCCCGAAGAGGATCGGGGAGAGGACACGCCGGCAGGAGCCGGGGGGGGCGAGGCATGA